The DNA window TCGTGCTGAAAAGAGAAGGTAGATTTGCACATATTCTTTAGAATTACTTTATTTGATGAATGTATGGAAAGTAAAAAGGCATATGCGAGGTGACTACAAGAGTCATTATCACTGAACCTCAGAAACTGATTTATCATGGCAATTATAAATAATAGTGGAGTCACCATGTTGGTAAAAGCATACATGTCTAGTCAAGATTATTTTCCAAGGTTAATTGACCAAAACTACATTTTTCATTCATGCATTCTATGATTAGCAGACTTAAATGATAAAGTGCTTCATTTAAACTATATATACAAAATGCTTATGGAAACAGCCATTAAAATCAATcatattacaaatgtttattcataGAGCTGTAATTGTAATATGAGTCTTATCCACCTAATAATATAAAAGTAAGGGTACAGGGGAAAACATATCAGAAAAGTAAAAGTGggtgtaaaaatgtatatattttttaaatcttgctCAACAGCAATTAATGACGGTTTTAATGTGTAGGTCAAgtaaatttaaactgacatattgttaaaataatgcaattacatttaaatcatatttacagTTCTTTTTCATAAAGTATTTGCACCAGTCTCTTAAAATATTCCCATAATCTCCACTATGGTATATAATAATGCCTTTTTGAAGGATGATGATCTGTCAGTGTCATCAATTACAACATGATAAAATTGTCTTTATACACATGTGTCATGTTTCAAGTTTAACAATTTTTTcttcaataatttaaatttttcagtGCAACCTGATAGCTTTCAAATCTGTCCTTCCAAAATAGACCCTGTAGAAAATAGGGGATGAAGGTAAACCGGGTTTTTAGAGAAAACCTGACAGCAAACTGGTTAAGTTAGCAAACTGAGTAAGTTAACACACTAATTGACTCACAGTaggttatttatgttttttggaaCTGAGTTTCCTTCAACCCAGGGTGAACAAATTCTGAGTTTTAACCAAAACCGCTTTTGAAAATACGACCCTGATCACAGAAAAGCAATataattgcttttttaaatatgtgtcaGTGAATAGGTGAAACCTACAATGTCTGATGTCTTCATTTGGTTTCATGTAAAATGaaagattaaatattaaaagagtACTATATTAAAGGAGTACATGAAGAACTAATTAAAAACCATTTGAAATGTGGTATGCGATGAAAAAAGCATGTTTAAAGAAACAGGCATTAGGCAAGTTAAAGCTGTAATCAAACTGACAAACAAAACCGTGCAGCTAATCACAAGCCAGGACAGTCTAGAAcgtgttcttcttcttttatggTAATGAACTAGCCATGTGCAGGTGGTTTGAGGTCAGGTAATAGCAAAATGTTGCCTGTTTCAAGCAGGTGGACTCTTTATGCTGCATAACAATGTGTATTATATATGAGCATGTGTCTGCATTGTTGTTGATTTGTTTAGTTAGATCTGTTAAATCTTTAGTACATATTTAGATGTACATGTACCCCCAATCCTTTATATGGAATTCACTAGATGAATTACTTCTACCTTAATACGGAACCAACTTTCCAATTTGAGACCATACATTTCCCCTAATGTGCTGTTCGTACCACACTATAATGTAATCAAATACATTACCGATTAATTGTGATAACTGTCATACCAACGTAACTAATGAATTGCACATTTCTTATtctgttaaaatgtaatatatcatAACCCCTTTGCCTTATTTAGGTTATGAGTATAAAAAATGGCAGGCCATGCACAGTTTACCAGCAACCATTAGGGAGTAATTTTTGTTGATTGGATTAATACTTGGTTATCTTTAGGTAAAGCAAAAGCATGGCCTGCATACTGCAGAAGTGTAAAGTCAAATATTTCAATCAAGGTAAATCATTTGATCATGGGTGGCTTGCACTGACTATTACTAATGAGATCGCTAAGTTAGCACTACAATTTAAACATCCAACAGGGCAAGTTGTCAGAAAACTGTGgcttaatatttaataagtagTGAGGTTTTATTTGTTAACTGACACAATATGCTTCCTTAACCtcagcagaaacaacaacagagacaacaaCAACTGATCGTCCAACATCAATGGAAGCTTCTCCAACTACTGCAACAGTAACTCAGACTATTGAAATATTAGGTTTGACTACTAAAACAGCAGTTCCAACTGTTAAATCATATTCAAGTACAGCAGcggttaaaattaaaaatacaaatataacaaCATTTCCGACTAATACAATGGCTGTTTTGAATACTACAAAATCTACTTCAGTTCATACTACAAAATTGCCAAttcccaaaacaacaacagtgatTCCTAGTAGTACATCACTTCAGACTTCAACTACGTCAAATCAAACTAAAACAACACCAGAACCAAGTACTACAGTGTCAGGTCAATTTAGAACAACACAGATACCAACAACATCAAAACCTTCTACATCAGGTCAGACTTCTTTAACAACTGCTGCCACTACTACAgggtcagatcagactagtacaacaccagttatCACTTCCACTCCAGATATTAGTACTACTATAgaacttcccacaacaacaacaccagaACCAACTACTACAGCATCACATCacactagtacaacagccattctcacttccacaTCAGGTCATAGTACTACTACAACaattcccacaacaacaacaaaaacagaatcaacTATTACAGCGTCAGAtaagactagtacaacaccagttttcaCTTctactccaggtattagtactactacagcacttctcacaacaacaacagcagaatcaactactacagtatCAGATCAGAGTAGTACAACTCCAGTTATCACTTCCACTCCAgatattagtactactacagcacttaccacaacaacaacaacagcagaatcaactactacagcgtcagatcaaactagtacaaccccacttgtaacttccactccaggtattagtactactacagcacttcccacaacaacaacaacagcagaatcaactactacaacgtcagatcagactagtacaacaccagtttttaCTTCCACTACaagtattagtactactacagcacttcccacaacaacaacaacagcagaatcaactactacagcgtcagatcagactagtacaataccagttttaacttccacttcaggtattagtactactacagtactTCCCACAACGACAACAGCAGAACGAACTAcgacagcgtcagatcagactagtacaaccccacttgtaaTTTCCAGTCCAGATACTAGTACGCCTAGAGCACTGccctcaacaacaacaacagcagaaccaACTACGACAGCATCAGATCAGACCAGTACAACACCACTTTTAACTTCAACTACAgatattagtactactacagcacttaccacaacaacaacaacagcaaaatcaacTACTACaacgtcagatcagactagtacaaccccacttgtaacttccactccaggtattagtactactacagcacgtCCCACAACGACAACAGCAGAACCAACTACGACAGCATCAGATCAGACTAATACAACACCCATTCTTACTTCCACGCAAGGTcatagtactactacagcaattcccacaacaacaacagaatcaacttctacagcgtcagatcagactagtacaacagccattctcacttccactacagttattagtactactacagcacttcccacaaaaacaacaacagaatcaacaactacagtgtcagagcagactagtacaacatcacttttaacttccactacagttattagtactactacagcacttcccacaacgacaacagcagaatcaactactacagtgtcagatgacactagtacaacaccagttattacttccactccaggtattagtactactacagaacttcccacaacaacaacaacagcagaatcaactgcTACaacgtcagatcagactagtacaacaacagttttaacttccactccaggtattagtaatactacagcacttcccacaacaacaacagaaacaactactacagtgtcagatcacactagtacaacaacagttttaacttccactccaggtattagtactactacagcacttgccacaacaacaacagaatcaactactacagtgtcagatcagattagtacaacagccattcttacttccactccaggtattagtactactacagcacttcccacaacaacaacaacagaatcaacaactacagtgtcagatcagactagtacaaccccacttgtaacttccactacaggtattagtactactacaggacttcccacaacaacaacaacagcaaaatcaactactacagcgtcagatcagactagtacaacagcagttttaaattccactacaggtattagtactactacagtacttcccacaacaacaacaaaagcagaatcaactact is part of the Channa argus isolate prfri chromosome 20, Channa argus male v1.0, whole genome shotgun sequence genome and encodes:
- the LOC137106086 gene encoding mucin-2-like is translated as MALEFKLLYVLWLIAACFAETTTETTTTDRPTSMEASPTTATVTQTIEILGLTTKTAVPTVKSYSSTAAVKIKNTNITTFPTNTMAVLNTTKSTSVHTTKLPIPKTTTVIPSSTSLQTSTTSNQTKTTPEPSTTVSGQFRTTQIPTTSKPSTSGQTSLTTAATTTGSDQTSTTPVITSTPDISTTIELPTTTTPEPTTTASHHTSTTAILTSTSGHSTTTTIPTTTTKTESTITASDKTSTTPVFTSTPGISTTTALLTTTTAESTTTVSDQSSTTPVITSTPDISTTTALTTTTTTAESTTTASDQTSTTPLVTSTPGISTTTALPTTTTTAESTTTTSDQTSTTPVFTSTTSISTTTALPTTTTTAESTTTASDQTSTIPVLTSTSGISTTTVLPTTTTAERTTTASDQTSTTPLVISSPDTSTPRALPSTTTTAEPTTTASDQTSTTPLLTSTTDISTTTALTTTTTTAKSTTTTSDQTSTTPLVTSTPGISTTTARPTTTTAEPTTTASDQTNTTPILTSTQGHSTTTAIPTTTTESTSTASDQTSTTAILTSTTVISTTTALPTKTTTESTTTVSEQTSTTSLLTSTTVISTTTALPTTTTAESTTTVSDDTSTTPVITSTPGISTTTELPTTTTTAESTATTSDQTSTTTVLTSTPGISNTTALPTTTTETTTTVSDHTSTTTVLTSTPGISTTTALATTTTESTTTVSDQISTTAILTSTPGISTTTALPTTTTTESTTTVSDQTSTTPLVTSTTGISTTTGLPTTTTTAKSTTTASDQTSTTAVLNSTTGISTTTVLPTTTTKAESTTTGSDHTSTTPVITSTPSISTTTELPTTTTAESTATVSDQTSTTPVLTSTTDISATTALLTTTESTTTVSDQTSTTAILTSTPGFSTTTALPTTTTESTTIVLDQTSTTAILTSTPGFSTTTALPTTTTESTTIVLDQTSTTAILTSTPGISTTTVLPTTTTTESTTTVSDQTSTTPLVTSTTGISTTTALQTTTTESTTTVSDQTSTTAILTSTPGISTTTALPTTTTESTTTVSDQTSTTAILTSTPGISTTTALPTTTTESITTVSDQTSTTAILTSTTGISTTTAHPTTTTESTTTVSDQTSTKAVLTSTIGISTTTVLPTTTTTAESTTTVSDHTSTTAILTSTPGISTTTALPTTKTTESTTTVSDQTSTTAVLTSTIGIITTTVLPTTTTTAESTTTVSDHTSTTAILTSTPGISTTTALPTTKTAESTATVSDQTSTTPILTSTTGISTTTALPTTTTESTTTVSDQTSTTPILTSTTGISTTTALPTTTTESTITVSDQTSTTAIFTSTPGISATTALPTTTTESITTVSDQTSTTAILTSTTGISTTTAHPTTTTESTTTVSDQTSTTTVLTSIPGISTTTALPTTTTESTTTVSDQTSTTAILTSTPGISTTTALPKTTTTESTTTVSDQTSTTPLVTSTTGNSTTTTLPTTTTTAESTTTAY